Part of the Anopheles gambiae chromosome 3, idAnoGambNW_F1_1, whole genome shotgun sequence genome is shown below.
AAACGCCACATTCCCGTTTGCGTTACTATGGCGGATCGTCGCTCTCACTACCAAACAATGCGTCGTTCATGGCAACGCCAAACGTGCAATACAAACTGTCACCGTAGGACGGCACTCGATGCTCTTGCTCTTGCTTTATCAGAGCGTTTTCGTTTGTTAGTGTAGCCGGGATTTTTCATCATACCTGAcagataaaacatgagtgaaTTAAACTCGATGGAAGTTGATACTACAGAAACAATACAGGACATTGCCATCAAGCTGGTGACGGAGCAGCTGAGGAATGAGTCGCGGCTAGCTACTACACCTACGGAACGTACACTCTTCGTGCTCGGCAGCAAAGGAGTGGTAAGCGAAGTGTGCACAGTGTGTACACTTTACATGATGGACATTTTTACTACATTTTCCATGCTACTTTCAGGGCAAATCGACATTAATTAATAGATTCCTCGATCGAGATGACGTGCCAAGACCAACGCTAGCACTGGAGTACTCGTTTGGCCGCAAAACGGCTTCGGGACAGGGTGCGCAGAAAAATATATGCAACGTGTGGGAGCTGGGCAGTTTGGCAAACTCGAGCCAGCTAATTGAGATGCCCATCCGGTCGCACGGGTTGCAGACGTTCTCGTGCATTGTCATGCTGGATCTTTCGCAACCCGATCGTCTCTGGACCGATCTCGAAAGTGTGCTGAATGGGTTAAAGCAGGCCACGGCAAAGCACACCGTCGCTGGGCAGATCGAAGAGATGAAAGAACTGACGGCCCAGCGGATCGGTAAAGAGCATCCCGATTTAAGCACGTTAGAGCTGTTTCCCTTTCCAATTGTTATTGTGGGCGGCAAGTACGACATTTACCAAAACCAAGACTCAGAAATACGCAAACACGTGTGTCGCTGTTTGCGCTCCATCGCCCACACGCTGGGCGCTGCGTTAGTGTATTACTCGGCAAAAAACTCGTCACTCTCCAAGCTCGTACGGGATACGATGAACCATTTAGGTTTCGGAAGTCCTTCAAATCCCTTTCGGGCGGCGTCATTTGATCATTCGTCCCCACTGGCCATACCATTCGGTGCTGACTCTTGGGCACGCATCGGCGTAACGCCAAGCAATTCGGAGCGTATAGGGCACAGCTTCAGTACGCAAATCCCCCAGCTGCCGATAGGAAATGGAGGCATTCTGCCGGACGATCCAGCAAAGGACGCCGGATTTAAGGAAGCTTCGATCGACGAACTGCGCTCACAGAAGGACGAAGAGCTGATGTATGTGCTGAAGGATACCGAAATTCGAATGAAGTTTGAAGTGGTTCAGTAAGCTTCCGGCACCACGATTATAGTCGCATATCACGGAACTGGGTGGATAGATCAACGCTTTAAGCTGACAATAAGCGGAACATGGTGCGATTGAACGGAACGTTACGCAATTGAATCTCAACAAGGTCAACACCCTGGCGAGTGAACGGTGCCGAAGGATCCAGCGGTTCGTAGCACAAAACACGCGCAGAAGAAAATAGCAAGTCTGTAACGCGAATATGAGTGGCTcctaagtgtgtgtgtgtgttgctgtttcTCTAACGAAAggatgtaaataaaaacagttCTTTCGTGCAG
Proteins encoded:
- the LOC1279584 gene encoding cytoplasmic dynein 2 light intermediate chain 1 — protein: MSELNSMEVDTTETIQDIAIKLVTEQLRNESRLATTPTERTLFVLGSKGVGKSTLINRFLDRDDVPRPTLALEYSFGRKTASGQGAQKNICNVWELGSLANSSQLIEMPIRSHGLQTFSCIVMLDLSQPDRLWTDLESVLNGLKQATAKHTVAGQIEEMKELTAQRIGKEHPDLSTLELFPFPIVIVGGKYDIYQNQDSEIRKHVCRCLRSIAHTLGAALVYYSAKNSSLSKLVRDTMNHLGFGSPSNPFRAASFDHSSPLAIPFGADSWARIGVTPSNSERIGHSFSTQIPQLPIGNGGILPDDPAKDAGFKEASIDELRSQKDEELMYVLKDTEIRMKFEVVQ